From the genome of Daphnia pulex isolate KAP4 chromosome 12, ASM2113471v1:
TACCCAATAGACAGCTTCTTTCCATCGGCGAGTgactttattttgtgtgtgataGTTGATAAAATCCTTCTGGCTATAACCTGTTCAACTTATCTGTTTTGTTCCACGGTTCCGTTAGtaattattagaaaatatatatgaTGAATATGATTTTCTTTACCTTTGTGTATCTGttcctttgattttgttaTAAAGCTAGCGAAAATCCGTTCGGCAATATTTGTACAGTTTTTTGGATGAATtccttgaaaaatttgattacggaaaaaagaaggagagaaaggaTATTCTCGACAATATATGTCAAAGTTACTGGTaattgtatatatattttttttatctgaacAGATGGTTGTGCTAACAGCTAATAAATGTGCACAATCTCatgatttgtttctctttgcaGACACAACAGAAAATGGAGTCGTTGCATTGATTCAGAATGGGAAATTCAGGGGCATCACCCATTTACTAAGCTCAGTTTTTTTATACCCCAAGGATATCCTTCATCAGTCAGTGATCACTATTTAGAGTACCAAAATTGGGAAATTCtgggaaaaattcaatacCATTCAATACAATgaaaatctgggaaaattattcaatacaTGCATCAAttcaggtatttttttttctgattcaagCCATTGAGAGTCAAGTTTCACTAAGCTATTCTTATATGCCTACAAATGAGATTGATGTTATCTAAATGTAACTATGGCTAAACATCATTTGTATGTATTCAAGGCTTTCGTTGGTAGCTTATCAGGATCTTTGTCAACGAGGGCTATACTATAGAAGGAGTCGGAGTAGGAAGCGCAGCACTTCTACTCCTTTGGCTGCTACATTAATGTGGCTGATAAAAGATGGTACTGGAATGGTTGGCCGAATATTGTTTGCTTGGTGCAATGGGTGAGCACTTTTTCAGCATTGCATATTAATATTTTGCATGTTTATAATTATATTTCAGCACCAAGCTAGATGCGGATAGTAAGAAATGGAGGTTTTTTGCAGACCTTCTCAATGACTGTGCTCTAAGCCTAGAATTATGTGCTCCATATGCTGTAGCGGCAGTTGGAGGATCTAACGGAACTATGactagtattctttgtgttgcTGGGGTAGCCAAATCGATTGTTGGAGTAGCTGGAGGTGCAACAAGAGCAGCTTTAACCCAACATCAGGTACCAACACGAATTTAAACAATTACTACGGACTGACTGTATACAAGTATTTGTGCCACAGGCCCGACAAGGGAATCTTGCCGATGTATCGGCCAAGGACGGAAGCCAAGAAACCCTGGTGAATTTAGCTGCCCTAATAACTAGTCTTTGGCTTTTACCTATTTTAGATGGCGCTACAGGGTATGtggtttcttttattttttataaagcCAAGTACTATCGAATTTATTTCCTCCACGCAGATTGACATGGTTAATATTTATCCTCTTTACGTTGTTGCACGTCTTCACTAACCTGAAGGCTGTAAAAGCTGTCACCATGGAAACTCTTAATAGGGCTAGATATATGATTATTTTGAAGCAGTTTGCCTCAACCAAATATGTGGCTTCCATGAAAGAAGTTAACCCCATCATGGGACTCATTCCGAGTTTCCGACTGgtaattttatcatttaataGCCTAATCAATTAGATAATGaattattaatatatttattCACCTTGGCTCAGAGGAGGATGTGTGCGGTTACCGAATACAACTCGGATGCTCAATCAAGGCTGTTGCGTCCCGAAGTACTTTTGAAAAGCAATTGGCTCATTATTCTGAACGGAATTTTGCTGTGATTCCTGATCCGCTCACTAAAACTATCTACGTCATCTATTGGCGGAATTGTACGTTGGAAGATGTGCTGGAATCGTAGGCTACTCGCAGGCTATCCTATCTGCCATGCTTTCCTCCGGATATTCGGTAAGTCAGAGTTCTCTTCAATAAACTCTacaattattatcatttttacttctttttttgtctgggGAAGATTATGAATTTGGACTCACCGCTCGACGGTAATATCTCGAGTGCGCTGAATCAACTGGAGAAAAGTAGCTattggaaaatggaaagagCTTCAGCAGGGTCTAATAAATCAAGGAGAGTCAGATTGGTGATTTCCTAAAAGATAGTATGTTTTcacattattttgtttttatttatttttaattttttattaaggtTGAAATCTGGGTCAGTCACTGTTAGCCCCTGACGAATGGAGAGCATCGTGGTGAAAAttgtacgaaaaaaaaatcattaaagcgggaaatttaaaatatatttttttaaacttgaagATAATTGCAATCtacttttatttaattatttctcatAATTCATCGTTCTGTACACAATCATGAAACAAGATGTTGTGTGTAATTTCAAGAACCGAtgttgttaaaataaattgccGAATAACCACGACAATCGACCAGTTCCGAATCTATCCGTGGGTGGCTGGGGTTAACGCTTATCGCTGATAAGTTTGGCCGTGATCTCAGCCATTTGGCGGAGTTTTTGTAATGTGGTGATTCTCTGCTGATAACCTGGacgattttcttgtttctcgACGGCTATCAACAAGTCGATATAGTCGGGCGCAGAGAAAGAGTGAGGCCGCAGGGCGATTTCTTCCAGTCGCTGGATGCATGGATAAGTGGCTTTCATCAACTCCATCAGCTGTGACTCGTATTCGTCGATTTCTTTCTGGATGTTTTTCAGCAGCTGTTCATTGGTTATCGCTTCATTCTTGGCCCCTTGATATTGTTGCCGGATGGCGTCGGATGAACGCTTCACTTTCTCTTTCACCATTTCGTACCTGTATTTCTGATTGAAATGGGCATTCCAAGAGCATTTGCATATCATACAATTGCCGCTTGGGTTCATGACAGAGCAACGATGTTTGTCGGCGTCATGAGCCTGTCTACAAGGAAAATGGCAAGTTGTGCGACAATTTTGACAGTTGGTGGTGAATTGACCCGTTCCGCTGATGTCAGTTGATTTTGGAACGAGGAATTCgacttcaaattcaaaattcttgtTGGCGTCTATCTGATCTTGATTATCCGCCAGTATCTTCTTGATTTGCTGAAACTCATCGATACGCGTCAATTTAATTTGTGTACGAAGTTGAAGACCTTCGACCAGGGCTTCAAGAAGTTTCCTTTCTTCGAGCACTTCACGAGTGAGAGTCAACGATTTGGCTTCCATTACACCCAAGTCGTCAAAGAATTTGTCAAAACCTTCGATTGCCATGTCAAAGTAGGTCCGGTTAAATTCGTTCGTCTGGCGGTCGCCCTTGTTAgaagtaaagaaaattaagttaTTAAACTTGTGGTGAAGTGGGAGACCGGTGAATGGATCCATGGGCGACGGGATACCGGCCTCTTTGACTGCACCAAGGACCGGTGGCGAAGCAGCGTCAGCAAATGTCACCATCAGACGAATATTATCCTTAATATCTTGGCCAAAAATAGATAAGATGGAGTCGAAAATGTACTGCAGAGGGGCCGTCAACCTGACGTCAGACGACTGGACGACAAAACAGACGGCCTCCAATTGCTGAATCCCGTGACGGCACTGAAAATAATCTTGAATTTgttgcaaaattttcttgtctttctccAGTCCACGAGTGTCACCAAATCCTGGAGTATCGACAACTGTCAGAGAATAATTCAGCCGGGATCCTTTCATTTCGTACAAGTCGTAGGTGGTCACCAAGTCCGTCTGGCTGTAAGCTTGAGACTTGCCGGCCGGTTCGTCGATCAGTTTAAAGCGGAAGTCGTCGTTCCACTCGACGCCCAGCACATAATTCACCATAGCGTTGATGAGAGTACTTTTGCCGGAACCAGTGGCGCCCAGCATCAAGATGGTCCGTTGACGACGTTTGCCGACCAACGCCAAGTAACTTGGCTCACCAAAAACATAGTGTCCGACTCCTTGTGCTTGGTGGGCTTCGTGGTGTTGTCTCTTTAACGGTATCTGGTAATGGTCGATGTCTTTGTCGGTCGGGCATTTTTGGCTCTTACGACGGACGACAATTGCCGCCCGTTCGGCCTCTCGCAGCGTTTTCGCTTCTAGAATCTGTGAAGCTTTACTGTAGAAAGTGCATCCCGTAGCATTTATGCAAACAGCCCGCACTTGGACGCAATAATCTGTACCGGGGACGAGTGGTTCAAGTGTAATCGTCTTTTTCGTATTGGATCTTTGTATAAATGTGGACTCGTGGGGGCTACCACCCATCCAGCAGTCAATAGAGTAAGAGGAAATTGTTACGTCGTCTTTCGCTACGGTCTCTACTCTGCCTGAATAAAATTGATGAGACCAAGAAATGGTGATGCTCGTATCCGTCACGTACAAACACTGTAGTCCAGCTGGTGACGGACAAACCGGATCAATTGTCACCTTACAGCTGAACGGACTGAACGGACTCCTTCCTCCTGGTGTCACCACGGCAACGCGGAACACGTAACTCTCCTCCGATTGCAGATGACTGATTGTAATTTCTTCGAAATAATGTTGGATGGAATCCCACCTTTCTTTGGATCTATCGATACTCCGATACTGCAACAGATAATTAGGCTCCTCGACTTCTTCCTCTGTTCTCCAACTCAGCGTGATCACGCCACGGTGGTTCTTTTCGACTGTGACTGGACCAGGAGCTTTAGGGATGGTGAAATTCAAAGGTAGAGCCTCTCCCGTTCTGCAGTCGTATAATCGCGTGAACGGTGATAGTTCCGCtacaccagcaccagcaatCCGTTCGTCGTAAAATATGACGTACCGTACGTTTGTGTTGTCGCTGTTGTTATTAGTCACCCAAATTGAAAACTCTTTAGCAGCATAGTATATTCGACGACAGTTGATTGAGATGGAATCCTTAGTTGGTTGTCCTTTATTGTCACTTCTCCAGTCTGTCCAATTCGAACTTGGAGTTTGGTTGAACACTCCAACATAACGCTTCATTTCGCTAACCAACAAGTCAGAAATTCCATCCAAATTGGGCAAGTGAATGACTACTGCGTAAGACCAATCGTTTCCATGTTTAACctcttctttgaaattttctacTCCAGACACAAGCTGGACACCGGGTAATTgattcaacattttaaaagttttgatttgCTGTTTCTGACAATTGAGCCAACAGTTCAGCTCGTTGGGAAGGAACGGCGATTGGGTTTCCATGGCTTTTATCTTCTTGTCCattatcttttcttccatGATCTCTCCGCGTCGGATGGCAATGATCCATTGGGCCAGCGCCTTGATTAAAACCTCAAAATATGTGGTTATTAATTCCCCTAATTCCTTGATTCTCTTATAGGTTGTTAGCGGAATACAGTGGCAACCGCTCAAATCGCCAATCAAATCGTCCGTGTCCCAACGGATTCGTTGCAAACGGTTCCATATAATTTGACAACGAAGAACTAGATACGGCGGATCACGAAGATTTGGCGGAATCTTAGTTTTACCTTCTTTATTAGGCATCAATTTATGGAGTGGGTACAGTAATACTTTCAGCGGAATTGCCTTGTTGACTGGATGGATCATTACCGCCCTGCAGGCTTCGTACTGTTCCGCGACGGGCTTAGAAGTCCAGCTTTGTCCACCGTTTTTGGCTTGATTTAGATCGCTGTAGAGAATGCACTGCAGGTCTAGCGGGATGAAACATTGTCCGCCGTCTTCTTCGTCACCTTCTTGATCCTGATCCGGCCCTAAATTGAGTCTGCCCTTCCAGAGCTGATCGGCGAAAATGCGGGCGTAGTTTCGCATTCTTTCGATGGCTTCGTCATCATCGTCAGTTGTCGTGTTTGACTTTGGCTGTTGACGGGGAAAAATGCAAAAGGCTTCCAGGCCATAAGTGACGGCCACGACGACGTGAGTGGCTCCGCTCTTCATTAATTCGTCTGGACGGCAAATGATTTCCAGTTGAGTTATTGAATCGACTGCCGAGACTTTCTTGCTGGAGCAACAACAATGGACGGCCACTTCGGCTTTACGGCCAAACGTTTCCGCCTTCCAGTCCACCCCGTCGGCCGCGTACTGCCAAGCTCCTCCGGATGATAGACGCAAAATGCCGGTCATCAGACTCATTGCTGTGTGATCATCCATTCCTAATTTAGATAGCCAAAACCTGTGCCCTGTTTCATCGTCATCAATGGTTTGCTCAGTCGCCATCGAATGAACCTTGACATGTTCTTCAGTTTCGACGACCGAGCTGGGCACATCGGATGAATCCCACAAACGAATTTCTGTACAACATGTTAAAGTATTTTCTAAGCACAAATTCTATGTTTTGTCAATTATTCAAGCTTACTTGGCAGCACAATGGCATCTTCGGTGTAATTGTAAAATGTTCCAATGGCGAACTGGCGGCCAAAAGCCGTCATTTCAACACAATCCGGATTAGGCATTTTAAACGGTGTAATTACTTGCAAGTAACGTCCGAACTGAAGAGAATTATATAACGGGTCAGAATTCTTCAATGAGCAGCCATCACTGTTTTAATTATCTACGATATAATCCAAGGCCGTGTTGACTTTCGTCGGCCTTGTATCATGGCGTCAGAACCATCTaacggggaaaaaatacaGCTCGAAAAGGCGATTCGAGTTTAGATTAATTATCACGACGACTTTAATCCAATCAAAGTGGATCTATCGTTAACtatttgtgtttgaaattgaatgataAGAAAACGCTTAAATTTACCGACCTTCGCCCCATTATTACCtctgagagaaaaaaacagcgCCATCTTATGGGATTGGACTTGTGGGTTTTAGGGGTCGTCTTTAATTATCTTTCATAATGTTATCAAGTTAAGATAGAGTTCCTATCGGGAAATTTCTGAGGGTAATCTATTTCATAAgacatttatataaaaaacaagttttagaataacaaattatttgtcacTTGAAACGAATCACGAGCATATCTCGAAATGGACTATAAATAGGTGACACCACCGCAGGACAAGGACATCGGTTGTGCAAATGAAGTCAACATCACGCTATCGGGCACAGAATGCGTCACCATCaattccaaaaaatatttgcatttgCTTGGCTAAAAACAGACTTGAAAAACTCAGTTTTACAGagattattataaatattaatcCTCTACCACAAACTTTGACAAACAGTTGGCCTATCTGCgtataatttttcttgatttgattAAAGTCCACGGCAAATGAGCTTTGCCCAGTTGCCTGGTTAAATGCAGAACTACTTACAATCTGAGCTATGCGATTGATGCTGGatgtttgttttactgtttgaaatttttgcgtcaattttttcattcgcgattgtttcagtttttgtaaattaattaTGTCATGGTAATGGACGAAACAACTATTGCTCCTGATTTCTCCCGTGCAATTTGAATCGAACGAAAATATGCTGAACTTCGTGCATGCTGGACGACGGAGCGTCCGCGgagcgtaaaaaaaaaataccagtaTAGCTAAGTCATTTGCGCGTTCGCGTTTCGCTAGGCTGTTGACAGGACAGATGTGGTTTAAAACCACTGATGCATTTAACAACTAGCAAAGAGCTGACACATTTATTCTTGTTTAGAGTTACTAAGTCTATGTACAGGTGGGCAGGGTTTGTGCACGTGCtggaacaaaacaaagttaGTTATCTTATAAAATGGCCGGATTGCCGGATTCTCGGTTCGCAATGATATCCACGTGATAGAATGTTATTATCGCTTGCGGAGCATCGATTATCCGCCGGTAGGTTCAAATATCTAGCCTACTTAGGGCTACTATCGGACAACGAAATAATTTGATCTTTTGATGGTTTACTAAGGCTCTTTACTCACATATAGTCATTCAGTGCTGTATTAGATTTTCCAACATAGCAATACTAATAtactttcaaataaaaattcccatttgtaaaataaaaacaaaacaaactaaTTTCGAATATAGATTTGGTAAATCGACATTCGATGCTACtgattgattattattaatgtAATTAGTATAACGTCATTTCATTTGCGGATGAATGAAGTCTGGTACTTGTGACGATCTGTTGCTGCGCTATTTAGTCAACCAGGCACTGTCGTAattgtcgtcatcatcattatccATTCGGGCGTTACTATAATtgtcatcatcgtcgtcgtaaCCGACCTCTTAATCGGCAAAGTCGTCATGTCGGTTCCTGGTCAAAAGGGATTCGTTGTTCCGGACCCTGCTGGTGATCACGGCCATATGACGAAGCTTCTTCAAACTTTCGATCCGCTCCTTGAAGCCGAGACGTTTCTCATGTTGCTCGGCGTCGATGATCAAATCTATGTACTGCGGCGTAGAGAACGGATTAGGACGCAGGGCGATCTCATCCAGCCGCTGGATGCAGCTTGAAACCGTATTCACACGATCCAATACTTCCTTCGCGTTTTGGTCAATATCTTTTTGCAGCGCTTTGATTAGATCCTCGGCAGTTAATTTCCTCTTCAGTTCCGTCTCGTATTTCTGTTTGATAGCATCGGATGAAGTGGCTTGTTTCTGTTTGACGTATTCCCAACTGTATGGCTGGTTGGCGTGCATGTTCCAGATGCACTTCTCCGGGCAAATGCGACAGGAACGGGTTGCTTCTGGCATGGCAGAATCCATTGCCCAGCATTTAaccttgtcgtcgtcgttcttgTACGCACACGGGTTATGACATGTGATGTAACACTTGTTGCAATTGGTTAAATATTGACCGGCTGGAATCTCAACCTTTTGCGGCACCGTCACTTCCACTTCAAACTTGACATTTTCATTGGCTTCAATCTGCGCTTGGCTGTTTGTGATCATTTGCTTCGTCTTCCGCATTTCTTCCATCTTggacaaatcaatttttatgaGCGGCTGAAGCCCATCCACGGTCGCTTCCAGCCGTTTCCTCTCTTCCAACACTTGCTTGGTTAACGACAGGGACTTTGTCTTCATAGTGGTTAGAACggagaaaaacttttggaaATTTTCCATTCCCATTCGCCAGAAGAATCGGTTGAACTTGTCGACTGTGTTTCCTGGCTCGCGGCTGGAACAAAAGAAACCGGAATTGTTAAACTTGTTATGAAGGGGCTCGCCAGTGTCGGGGCCCGTTGGATACGGTAAGTTCGCTTCAGCAATGGCGCTCAGGACGGGCGGAACTTGGCTGTCTGCGAACGTCAATAAAAAGTTAATGTTCTCTTTGACGTCGTTGCCAAAGATGGAAAGCACCGAATCAAATATATAGATTTGAGTGGGCGTCAAACGAGGCAGGGAAGCTTGAGCCACGAAGCCAATCACATCCAGCTCCTGGATTCCGTCCTTGTCTTCGAAAAACTTGCGGACCATTTCGGTGATTTCTTGGTCCCTGTCGAGACCTTTGGTGTCGCCGTATCCAGGCGTGTCGACAATAGTCAGC
Proteins encoded in this window:
- the LOC124209020 gene encoding RUS family member 1-like, giving the protein MWLIKDGTGMVGRILFAWCNGTKLDADSKKWRFFADLLNDCALSLELCAPYAVAAVGGSNGTMTSILCVAGVAKSIVGVAGGATRAALTQHQARQGNLADVSAKDGSQETLVNLAALITSLWLLPILDGATGLTWLIFILFTLLHVFTNLKAVKAVTMETLNRARYMIILKQFASTKYVASMKEVNPIMGLIPSFRLRRMCAVTEYNSDAQSRLLRPEVLLKSNWLIILNGILL
- the LOC124209324 gene encoding uncharacterized protein LOC124209324, whose product is MPNPDCVEMTAFGRQFAIGTFYNYTEDAIVLPKIRLWDSSDVPSSVVETEEHVKVHSMATEQTIDDDETGHRFWLSKLGMDDHTAMSLMTGILRLSSGGAWQYAADGVDWKAETFGRKAEVAVHCCCSSKKVSAVDSITQLEIICRPDELMKSGATHVVVAVTYGLEAFCIFPRQQPKSNTTTDDDDEAIERMRNYARIFADQLWKGRLNLGPDQDQEGDEEDGGQCFIPLDLQCILYSDLNQAKNGGQSWTSKPVAEQYEACRAVMIHPVNKAIPLKVLLYPLHKLMPNKEGKTKIPPNLRDPPYLVLRCQIIWNRLQRIRWDTDDLIGDLSGCHCIPLTTYKRIKELGELITTYFEVLIKALAQWIIAIRRGEIMEEKIMDKKIKAMETQSPFLPNELNCWLNCQKQQIKTFKMLNQLPGVQLVSGVENFKEEVKHGNDWSYAVVIHLPNLDGISDLLVSEMKRYVGVFNQTPSSNWTDWRSDNKGQPTKDSISINCRRIYYAAKEFSIWVTNNNSDNTNVRYVIFYDERIAGAGVAELSPFTRLYDCRTGEALPLNFTIPKAPGPVTVEKNHRGVITLSWRTEEEVEEPNYLLQYRSIDRSKERWDSIQHYFEEITISHLQSEESYVFRVAVVTPGGRSPFSPFSCKVTIDPVCPSPAGLQCLYVTDTSITISWSHQFYSGRVETVAKDDVTISSYSIDCWMGGSPHESTFIQRSNTKKTITLEPLVPGTDYCVQVRAVCINATGCTFYSKASQILEAKTLREAERAAIVVRRKSQKCPTDKDIDHYQIPLKRQHHEAHQAQGVGHYVFGEPSYLALVGKRRQRTILMLGATGSGKSTLINAMVNYVLGVEWNDDFRFKLIDEPAGKSQAYSQTDLVTTYDLYEMKGSRLNYSLTVVDTPGFGDTRGLEKDKKILQQIQDYFQCRHGIQQLEAVCFVVQSSDVRLTAPLQYIFDSILSIFGQDIKDNIRLMVTFADAASPPVLGAVKEAGIPSPMDPFTGLPLHHKFNNLIFFTSNKGDRQTNEFNRTYFDMAIEGFDKFFDDLGVMEAKSLTLTREVLEERKLLEALVEGLQLRTQIKLTRIDEFQQIKKILADNQDQIDANKNFEFEVEFLVPKSTDISGTGQFTTNCQNCRTTCHFPCRQAHDADKHRCSVMNPSGNCMICKCSWNAHFNQKYRYEMVKEKVKRSSDAIRQQYQGAKNEAITNEQLLKNIQKEIDEYESQLMELMKATYPCIQRLEEIALRPHSFSAPDYIDLLIAVEKQENRPGYQQRITTLQKLRQMAEITAKLISDKR